The Deferribacter autotrophicus genomic sequence TCTCCCCTTCTCATTGTAAGGACAAATTATTGGAATCTCTCGTTTCTTGTAATCTCTTTCATCAGTATTCTCTTTTATCATAACTTCATCAATCTCTTTAAAATCAATTGAAATCTCAAGGTACTCTGCAACGTTTTTTACAACATCCAAGTCATTTGGTAAATCTATTACCTTTTCCTTCCTAATATTATCAAAATTAAAAAAGTAACTTCCCATGGCATCAGGTTGCGCAAACATTCCACCAACTTTAACAAAATAGTCAGCATATTTTGTTGTCTCTGTAAAATTGGTATCCACCACAACTACTTTTTTATTTGAAAGCTCTTGCTGCCAAACACCAGATTCTGGATATGTAATGATTGGATTTGCCGCCACAATCACAAAAACATCAAAAAAACCCTTTTTCAGATAATTTGGAATCTCATAAATTTTTATTTTTTTCTTTTTATCCGCTTTCTGTTTTTCAAAATTGATCTTTGATGGCCTACCAAAATATAGATATCTTTCATTATCTGTTTCCACTGCCAGTCTATTAATCCAGTTAACTATATTTTTCCCGTTTAAATAACGCTGTAAACCGAATCCTGTTATTATCCCAACCTTCTTTTCTCTAAACAATGACAACAAATATTCAAAATCACTTTTAGACACCCCACAATAAGTAAATAAGTTATTAGTATTCAACGATCCATTATATTTCAAATTATCCAGAATTGAAGCAGCTAAGATTCCATCAGAGGCAGGGTTAATTCTAATATATCTATCTGCTATTTTAGCAGTTTCTGTATAAATTGGATCAACGTATATAATCTCTTTTCCATCCCTTTTTAACTCTTTCAAATAAGCATAAAGATGGGGACTGACCGCCTTACAGTTTTTCCCTAAAAGTAGGATGGTATCTACTTCTCTCAAGTTTTCATGAGGTGGATTTACAACACAACCAAAATCCTCCTCATGGGCTGTAAGACCTGTTTCATCACAGAGACTCCCCTCCACAAAATATAAATTCTCAAAATTTGCAAAAAGTAAATCATAATACCCCATAAATAATCCAAGACTGCCACTACCTCTTAAATAAAGTATATTTTTATTTCTGCTCTCTAATAAGAAGTTTGCGACCTCTTTGCATACTTCATCAAAACTTTTTCTAACCCTTTTTCCTTCTTCAACTACATACGAGTAATCATCTGATAGCACTTCCCTTTCATAAAATCCTTTTAGCTTTTTACAGACAAACGGAGTGGGAATATTTACTTTATTTACATATTTAAAATTAAATTTATCATCTACCTCAAAGGGGCAACAGTCTGGACAGTCTTTTGAACAAAAATAATTTTTTCTTTTCATAAAACTAGATTACACATTTTTTATCTATGAGTAAAGTTTTTGCTTATATATGTTGAAAAATTTTTAAAATTATTTTAAAAATCTTTTGAGGAGGCTAACATGAAAAGAATTATATTTTTAATACTTATTGTTTTTTTAACATTCTTTGGTTGTAATCAAAATAATAACCAAGCAACCTCAACCTCTCAAAAAATCACTGAACTTAAAAATATAAATGTAGCAGAATTTAAAAAACTTAAAGAACAGTACAGCGATAAAGTAATCCTTGTAAATTTCTTTGCTTCCTGGTGTCCACCTTGTAGACAGGAAACCCCAGGGTTTATCAAAGTATATAACAAATTAAAGGATAGTGGATTTGTAATACTTGGTTTCTCCATTGATGATAACATTGCTGATGCAATTAAATTCGTTAATGAGATAGGTATTACCTATCCTGTTTTCCATGCTGACCGCTCACTTGAATCCTATTTTAATATCAATACCATTCCAACTAGCATCTTTTATATAAAAGGTGGAAAACTTTATAATCTTCATGTGGGCTACATTGATGATAAAACTCTCGAAAATTATGTAAAAGAATTACTATCCAAATAATTAGTTGCCACTGAAAAGTGGCAACTAATTAATAAT encodes the following:
- a CDS encoding molybdopterin-dependent oxidoreductase, with product MKRKNYFCSKDCPDCCPFEVDDKFNFKYVNKVNIPTPFVCKKLKGFYEREVLSDDYSYVVEEGKRVRKSFDEVCKEVANFLLESRNKNILYLRGSGSLGLFMGYYDLLFANFENLYFVEGSLCDETGLTAHEEDFGCVVNPPHENLREVDTILLLGKNCKAVSPHLYAYLKELKRDGKEIIYVDPIYTETAKIADRYIRINPASDGILAASILDNLKYNGSLNTNNLFTYCGVSKSDFEYLLSLFREKKVGIITGFGLQRYLNGKNIVNWINRLAVETDNERYLYFGRPSKINFEKQKADKKKKIKIYEIPNYLKKGFFDVFVIVAANPIITYPESGVWQQELSNKKVVVVDTNFTETTKYADYFVKVGGMFAQPDAMGSYFFNFDNIRKEKVIDLPNDLDVVKNVAEYLEISIDFKEIDEVMIKENTDERDYKKREIPIICPYNEKGRFRLLTMSNYHYLNSQLSENYEYGKFVYINPTDADSLKISDGDTVILKNEYGYVEVRAKKDNRVCNGAVMIYKNRKIGNFIVNTLTKSIPTDSDNGVAIYDTFVEVCKKL
- a CDS encoding TlpA family protein disulfide reductase, which encodes MKRIIFLILIVFLTFFGCNQNNNQATSTSQKITELKNINVAEFKKLKEQYSDKVILVNFFASWCPPCRQETPGFIKVYNKLKDSGFVILGFSIDDNIADAIKFVNEIGITYPVFHADRSLESYFNINTIPTSIFYIKGGKLYNLHVGYIDDKTLENYVKELLSK